A section of the Delphinus delphis chromosome 1, mDelDel1.2, whole genome shotgun sequence genome encodes:
- the PKLR gene encoding pyruvate kinase PKLR isoform X2: MEGPAGYLRRASVAQLTQELGTSFFQQQQLPAAMADTFLEHLCLLDIDSEPVAARSTSIIATIGPASRSVERLKEMIRAGMNIARLNFSHGSHEYHAESIANVREAVESIATSPLSYRPVAIALDTKGPEIRTGILQGGPESEVELVKGSQVLVTVDPAFRTRGDANTVWVDYANIVQVVPVGGRIYIDDGLISLEVTKIGPEGLETHVENGGVLGSRKGVNLPGAQVDLPGLSEQDVQDLRFGVEHGVDIVFASFVRRASDVAAVRAALGPEGQGIKIISKIENHEGVKKFDEILEVSDGIMVARGDLGIEIPAEKVFLAQKMMIGRCNLAGKPVVCATQMLESMITKPRPTRAETSDVANAVLDGADCIMLSGETAKGNFPVEAVKMQHAIAREAEAAVYHRQLFEELRRAAPLSRDPTEVTAIGAVEAAFKCCAAAIIVLTTTGRSAQLLSRYRPRAAVIAVTRSAQAARQAHLCRGVFPVLYREPPEAIWADDVDRRVQFGIESGKLRGFLRFGDLVIVVTGWRPGSGYTNIMRVLSVT; the protein is encoded by the exons ATGGAGG GACCAGCGGGGTACCTGCGGCGGGCTAGCGTGGCCCAGCTGACCCAGGAGCTGGGCACTTCCTTcttccagcagcagcagctgccaGCTGCCATGGCAGACACCTTCCTGGAACACCTCTGCTTGCTGGACATCGACTCCGAGCCTGTGGCCGCTCGTAGTACCAGCATCATTGCCACCATTG GGCCGGCATCTCGCTCCGTGGAGCGCCTCAAGGAGATGATCAGGGCCGGGATGAACATTGCGAGACTCAACTTCTCCCACGGCTCCCATGAG TACCATGCTGAATCCATCGCCAACGTCCGGGAGGCGGTGGAGAGCATTGCGACTTCCCCGCTCAGCTACCGACCCGTGGCCATCGCTCTGGACACCAAGGGACCGGAGATACGCACTGGGATCCTGCAGGGG GGCCCTGAGTCGGAAGTGGAGCTAGTGAAGGGCTCCCAGGTGCTAGTGACTGTGGACCCTGCGTTCCGGACGCGGGGGGACGCGAACACCGTGTGGGTGGACTACGCCAATATTGTCCAGGTCGTGCCGGTGGGGGGCCGCATCTACATTGACGACGGGCTCATCTCCCTAGAGGTCACGAAAATCG GTCCAGAGGGGCTGGAGACCCACGTGGAGAACGGCGGTGTCCTGGGCAGCCGGAAGGGCGTGAACTTGCCGGGGGCCCAGGTGGACCTGCCCGGACTGTCCGAGCAAGATGTCCAGGACCTGCGCTTCGGGGTGGAGCATGGCGTGGACATcgtctttgcctcctttgtgcGGAGAGCCAGCGACGTTGCTGCCGTCCGGGCTGCTCTGGGGCCGGAAGGACAGGGCATCAAGATCATTAGCAAAATCGAGAACCACGAAGGCGTGAAGAA GTTTGATGAAATCCTGGAGGTGAGCGACGGCATTATGGTGGCACGGGGTGACCTGGGCATTGAGATCCCAGCCGAGAAGGTTTTCCTGGCTCAGAAGATGATGATTGGCCGTTGCAACTTGGCGGGAAAGCCCGTTGTCTGTGCTACACAG ATGCTGGAAAGCATGATCACTAAGCCCCGGCCAACCCGGGCAGAGACGAGTGATGTGGCCAACGCCGTGCTGGATGGGGCAGACTGCATCATGCTGTCGGGGGAGACTGCCAAAGGCAACTTTCCTGTGGAGGCTGTAAAGATGCAGCATGCG ATTGCCCGGGAGGCAGAGGCTGCCGTGTACCACCGGCAGCTCTTTGAGGAGCTGCGCCGGGCGGCACCACTGAGCCGGGATCCCACCGAGGTCACCGCTATTGGCGCTGTGGAGGCTGCCTTCAAGTGCTGTGCTGCTGCCATCATCGTGCTGACCACAACTGGCCG CTCAGCCCAGCTTCTGTCTCGGTACCGACCTCGGGCAGCAGTCATTGCTGTCACCCGCTCTGCCCAGGCTGcccgccaggcccacctgtgcCGAGGAGTCTTCCCTGTGCTCTACCGTGAACCTCCAGAGGCCATCTGGGCAGACGATGTGGATCGCCGAGTCCAATTTGGCATTGAAAGTG gaAAGCTCCGTGGCTTCCTCCGTTTTGGGGACCTGGTGATTGTGGTGACAGGCTGGCGACCGGGCTCCGGCTATACCAACATTATGCGGGTGCTGAGTGTAACCTGA
- the PKLR gene encoding pyruvate kinase PKLR isoform X3, translating to MADTFLEHLCLLDIDSEPVAARSTSIIATIGPASRSVERLKEMIRAGMNIARLNFSHGSHEYHAESIANVREAVESIATSPLSYRPVAIALDTKGPEIRTGILQGGPESEVELVKGSQVLVTVDPAFRTRGDANTVWVDYANIVQVVPVGGRIYIDDGLISLEVTKIGPEGLETHVENGGVLGSRKGVNLPGAQVDLPGLSEQDVQDLRFGVEHGVDIVFASFVRRASDVAAVRAALGPEGQGIKIISKIENHEGVKKFDEILEVSDGIMVARGDLGIEIPAEKVFLAQKMMIGRCNLAGKPVVCATQMLESMITKPRPTRAETSDVANAVLDGADCIMLSGETAKGNFPVEAVKMQHAIAREAEAAVYHRQLFEELRRAAPLSRDPTEVTAIGAVEAAFKCCAAAIIVLTTTGRSAQLLSRYRPRAAVIAVTRSAQAARQAHLCRGVFPVLYREPPEAIWADDVDRRVQFGIESGKLRGFLRFGDLVIVVTGWRPGSGYTNIMRVLSVT from the exons ATGGCAGACACCTTCCTGGAACACCTCTGCTTGCTGGACATCGACTCCGAGCCTGTGGCCGCTCGTAGTACCAGCATCATTGCCACCATTG GGCCGGCATCTCGCTCCGTGGAGCGCCTCAAGGAGATGATCAGGGCCGGGATGAACATTGCGAGACTCAACTTCTCCCACGGCTCCCATGAG TACCATGCTGAATCCATCGCCAACGTCCGGGAGGCGGTGGAGAGCATTGCGACTTCCCCGCTCAGCTACCGACCCGTGGCCATCGCTCTGGACACCAAGGGACCGGAGATACGCACTGGGATCCTGCAGGGG GGCCCTGAGTCGGAAGTGGAGCTAGTGAAGGGCTCCCAGGTGCTAGTGACTGTGGACCCTGCGTTCCGGACGCGGGGGGACGCGAACACCGTGTGGGTGGACTACGCCAATATTGTCCAGGTCGTGCCGGTGGGGGGCCGCATCTACATTGACGACGGGCTCATCTCCCTAGAGGTCACGAAAATCG GTCCAGAGGGGCTGGAGACCCACGTGGAGAACGGCGGTGTCCTGGGCAGCCGGAAGGGCGTGAACTTGCCGGGGGCCCAGGTGGACCTGCCCGGACTGTCCGAGCAAGATGTCCAGGACCTGCGCTTCGGGGTGGAGCATGGCGTGGACATcgtctttgcctcctttgtgcGGAGAGCCAGCGACGTTGCTGCCGTCCGGGCTGCTCTGGGGCCGGAAGGACAGGGCATCAAGATCATTAGCAAAATCGAGAACCACGAAGGCGTGAAGAA GTTTGATGAAATCCTGGAGGTGAGCGACGGCATTATGGTGGCACGGGGTGACCTGGGCATTGAGATCCCAGCCGAGAAGGTTTTCCTGGCTCAGAAGATGATGATTGGCCGTTGCAACTTGGCGGGAAAGCCCGTTGTCTGTGCTACACAG ATGCTGGAAAGCATGATCACTAAGCCCCGGCCAACCCGGGCAGAGACGAGTGATGTGGCCAACGCCGTGCTGGATGGGGCAGACTGCATCATGCTGTCGGGGGAGACTGCCAAAGGCAACTTTCCTGTGGAGGCTGTAAAGATGCAGCATGCG ATTGCCCGGGAGGCAGAGGCTGCCGTGTACCACCGGCAGCTCTTTGAGGAGCTGCGCCGGGCGGCACCACTGAGCCGGGATCCCACCGAGGTCACCGCTATTGGCGCTGTGGAGGCTGCCTTCAAGTGCTGTGCTGCTGCCATCATCGTGCTGACCACAACTGGCCG CTCAGCCCAGCTTCTGTCTCGGTACCGACCTCGGGCAGCAGTCATTGCTGTCACCCGCTCTGCCCAGGCTGcccgccaggcccacctgtgcCGAGGAGTCTTCCCTGTGCTCTACCGTGAACCTCCAGAGGCCATCTGGGCAGACGATGTGGATCGCCGAGTCCAATTTGGCATTGAAAGTG gaAAGCTCCGTGGCTTCCTCCGTTTTGGGGACCTGGTGATTGTGGTGACAGGCTGGCGACCGGGCTCCGGCTATACCAACATTATGCGGGTGCTGAGTGTAACCTGA
- the PKLR gene encoding pyruvate kinase PKLR isoform X1: MGRRSRCPRSPPSTAGPAGYLRRASVAQLTQELGTSFFQQQQLPAAMADTFLEHLCLLDIDSEPVAARSTSIIATIGPASRSVERLKEMIRAGMNIARLNFSHGSHEYHAESIANVREAVESIATSPLSYRPVAIALDTKGPEIRTGILQGGPESEVELVKGSQVLVTVDPAFRTRGDANTVWVDYANIVQVVPVGGRIYIDDGLISLEVTKIGPEGLETHVENGGVLGSRKGVNLPGAQVDLPGLSEQDVQDLRFGVEHGVDIVFASFVRRASDVAAVRAALGPEGQGIKIISKIENHEGVKKFDEILEVSDGIMVARGDLGIEIPAEKVFLAQKMMIGRCNLAGKPVVCATQMLESMITKPRPTRAETSDVANAVLDGADCIMLSGETAKGNFPVEAVKMQHAIAREAEAAVYHRQLFEELRRAAPLSRDPTEVTAIGAVEAAFKCCAAAIIVLTTTGRSAQLLSRYRPRAAVIAVTRSAQAARQAHLCRGVFPVLYREPPEAIWADDVDRRVQFGIESGKLRGFLRFGDLVIVVTGWRPGSGYTNIMRVLSVT, from the exons ATGGGGAGGAGAAGCAGGTGCCCACGTAGCCCCCCTTCTACTGCAGGACCAGCGGGGTACCTGCGGCGGGCTAGCGTGGCCCAGCTGACCCAGGAGCTGGGCACTTCCTTcttccagcagcagcagctgccaGCTGCCATGGCAGACACCTTCCTGGAACACCTCTGCTTGCTGGACATCGACTCCGAGCCTGTGGCCGCTCGTAGTACCAGCATCATTGCCACCATTG GGCCGGCATCTCGCTCCGTGGAGCGCCTCAAGGAGATGATCAGGGCCGGGATGAACATTGCGAGACTCAACTTCTCCCACGGCTCCCATGAG TACCATGCTGAATCCATCGCCAACGTCCGGGAGGCGGTGGAGAGCATTGCGACTTCCCCGCTCAGCTACCGACCCGTGGCCATCGCTCTGGACACCAAGGGACCGGAGATACGCACTGGGATCCTGCAGGGG GGCCCTGAGTCGGAAGTGGAGCTAGTGAAGGGCTCCCAGGTGCTAGTGACTGTGGACCCTGCGTTCCGGACGCGGGGGGACGCGAACACCGTGTGGGTGGACTACGCCAATATTGTCCAGGTCGTGCCGGTGGGGGGCCGCATCTACATTGACGACGGGCTCATCTCCCTAGAGGTCACGAAAATCG GTCCAGAGGGGCTGGAGACCCACGTGGAGAACGGCGGTGTCCTGGGCAGCCGGAAGGGCGTGAACTTGCCGGGGGCCCAGGTGGACCTGCCCGGACTGTCCGAGCAAGATGTCCAGGACCTGCGCTTCGGGGTGGAGCATGGCGTGGACATcgtctttgcctcctttgtgcGGAGAGCCAGCGACGTTGCTGCCGTCCGGGCTGCTCTGGGGCCGGAAGGACAGGGCATCAAGATCATTAGCAAAATCGAGAACCACGAAGGCGTGAAGAA GTTTGATGAAATCCTGGAGGTGAGCGACGGCATTATGGTGGCACGGGGTGACCTGGGCATTGAGATCCCAGCCGAGAAGGTTTTCCTGGCTCAGAAGATGATGATTGGCCGTTGCAACTTGGCGGGAAAGCCCGTTGTCTGTGCTACACAG ATGCTGGAAAGCATGATCACTAAGCCCCGGCCAACCCGGGCAGAGACGAGTGATGTGGCCAACGCCGTGCTGGATGGGGCAGACTGCATCATGCTGTCGGGGGAGACTGCCAAAGGCAACTTTCCTGTGGAGGCTGTAAAGATGCAGCATGCG ATTGCCCGGGAGGCAGAGGCTGCCGTGTACCACCGGCAGCTCTTTGAGGAGCTGCGCCGGGCGGCACCACTGAGCCGGGATCCCACCGAGGTCACCGCTATTGGCGCTGTGGAGGCTGCCTTCAAGTGCTGTGCTGCTGCCATCATCGTGCTGACCACAACTGGCCG CTCAGCCCAGCTTCTGTCTCGGTACCGACCTCGGGCAGCAGTCATTGCTGTCACCCGCTCTGCCCAGGCTGcccgccaggcccacctgtgcCGAGGAGTCTTCCCTGTGCTCTACCGTGAACCTCCAGAGGCCATCTGGGCAGACGATGTGGATCGCCGAGTCCAATTTGGCATTGAAAGTG gaAAGCTCCGTGGCTTCCTCCGTTTTGGGGACCTGGTGATTGTGGTGACAGGCTGGCGACCGGGCTCCGGCTATACCAACATTATGCGGGTGCTGAGTGTAACCTGA